TCATTCATGAGAATTCAGAACTGCCGTTAAAGATACTCACCAAGGGATAGGACTTGATGGCTCGACCACCGGTAAAGTCAGACTATCAAGCTTTCCCACAGGGataggagaaagaagaagaaggaaggagCTTACTAAGGGTGGGCGGAACGAGCTTTACTTAGTATAAGTGAAGGGCATTGCCCAATTGTCTACTTTGGCATTGTACCCCTGCAGACAGAATCCCAAATATTTAATTTAGTTGCACTGCATCAATTCAACCTGGGATGCAGTACTTTCCGCAGCCATCCACCAatcctcatcatcttcatcaataCCCTCctattttcaaaatataaagaCATCTAGTCAGCTTAAAACATTTTAGTcctcacaaaaaaaatttcaaaaagacaTGTATTTGTATCGCACATCTCCATAAAACTGCATCGCTCAAGAGCTAACACAAGAAAAATATTGTGTGGCGGACAAAAGTTCACAACAAGAAAATCATAGAATCAAGCCTGCAAGATGAATATGCTGATCCATCCTCTGATGCGGAAGACAACCTATTGTTTTCATTTCAGCTGCAGATAATTTGAAGTGGTTTAGTTTCAAATGCAACCGCTAACCAGGATCATGAGTCATTTCAACATTTTACTCGTAACTAAAGCAAAAATTATTGAGAAGCAAAAGGAATGCACACATTGAGCTCAAGCAATTTAGCCAGTGAGTGAACTACTACTTAGAAGTAAAAGGGCGAGGTAAATATAGCTAGACTACAGAGTTCTTGTAGGTGAAAGCCTTGTTTACTACAAAGGGAACCCATCCTTACAGAAGCTTTCAATTGACTGCAGTAAAATATGTGGAACTTCCACTTCATGTGGCTAGAACCTCAAATGGTAAACAGATCATTCAAAAAGTTTATTTTCCCAATCTTATTCATCATCCAAGTAAGACAGACAGACTGGTGGCTGAGGCTACAAACTTAGGGTCAATGGTTATCGGATGATCACTTACAGTAACCAACAGTTCCTAATTCCTATTAGTATTCACAGAAGATGTTAATGAGACCAAAGTATGGTAGCCTCAACAAAAAACTAATACGATTAAAAGGACTAACCCTTCTGCCGAGACCCAACGATCTTTGATTACTTTCAATATTATCCGCTACTTTTACAGCCTCAAGCCACCAGGAATCTTTGGCACAACCATCGATAGTGTTTTCATCATTGTAAAGTGAACCAGAGATACACAGAGTACTGGGAGACACATCCATTGGGATAGGACGCAAGGGGGATCTGTAACCTGTcaatgtcaaaaaaataaactcaaaacTATCAATCATGAACCAACAAGGTATCTCCGGTGATAAATTTACAGAACCGAACTGTCATGTACCTCTGCAGTCAGGATCATAACATTTCTGGTAGTAAACAGCCCTTCTGAGGTCAACAATGTACATCACTGAACAACAATACAAAATTGATGCCAGTCAAACCGCATGTTAGAGTAAATAATGGCATGCATGcacaaatatgtgtgtgtgtgtgtatcacCAAAACTGTGAACTGAAGAAATCCAAGCAAAGACCTTTTGGGCCATTCTGTAGTGAGGTTAAGAAGTACGAACAGATAGATAGAGCTTCTATTAAGTATTAGACTTTGAAACAATATCAAAATGGACTCAAGCATAATAGGTGGAATATTGAAATAGCTCTTTCCacaaagagaaggaagaaaataaatttctaGAAGACATGTAAACAGAAAAGTTTTACCATGATTGCTTTTATGTTGTCTGCCAATTCTCTCGCAATATCGATTTCTTGACATACTGTAGACCATGAGTCCATATTCTGAAAACCAATACCAGCTGCGAATTTTTCCTATAATTGCATAAGTTGACAGGATGATATCAACAAAAGTATAAGAAACACATAGTAGAACAGgatttgaagatgaacaaaaaaaaaagagtgaggtTTTAAGCAATACCATGCATGTTTAACCACCTCCTGAGTTGGCAAAAAGAACTAATGCCTAAGCTAAGAATACAAGTAGATAAATTCTTATAATACAGAGAGTAAAGGGCTGCAAGGGTGCAAATCCCCTAATTACgaaagaaattgagagagagcGGGTCTATGAAAAGTAGGAAGAATGCTACTGGAGATACAACAAGAATGCAAAGTGTTGTGCCTAACCTaatcattctttctttttctttagaaataaaaagaactTTATTAGAAAGGCACCAAGACATGCCAAAAAAGGTAAATGAGCCTATAACTTTTGTCAACCCCTTTAGTTTTCCCATAGAGGTGCATGACTGAAAAATGATACTACCTGAAATGTTTCCAATTGAGGCAACCGACTCTATAAAATTATCCAAAGAAGGGAATAGCGACTTTCCCAAGAAATAAGTTGCTGAAACATCACCAGAGCAAGCACTCAACACCTGAGGGGCACCATAATATTCTTTCTTGAAGTTATGGTTTTCCTGTACTCAGAAAGAATATCAAATGTTTAACTTTGTGTACTCATACAATAAAACACATCACTTCATCTTCAATCTAAAAAAACAGTAATTGAACAATGAAAAGCACACTTGGATTCAATTACAAGAAACATAAAAGTACAATACAAGGTACCTTGATATTAAAAGTAACACAAATCTGAACTCACCTCTGTATCATAGTGCAGAGTCTTTATGCAGTCTAACTCCATTTTGCAAACAAGAAGTTTCTCACAATCCAGATCTATATTACAAATCAATGACGCCATAAACATCTCCTCTTCCCTCtgttatttaacaaaaaaatatttgctTAAAAGAATAAAGGCACAAGTTGACTTGCTAGTAGTTATAAAAGaaataagtaaacaaaaaaCCAACAATTCAACAAGTTGATGAAGGTGGTTATTATTGGCTAGGAGATTTACTAGTATACATACTATGACTATCCTGTTAATTCAACAATTCCTGGATGTAAACTCATTCCCAGTGCATGTTTTCATCCTTAGTTATTCAAGGGGGataaaatatgataagaaaGACATGATTCAGATCAGACATGGCGTGCACATTTGGCTAGGAATCTGTAACCTGATTCCATTGACTATAGACTAGCAATTCTAAGCCTTTTTAAAACTGATAAAGACAAGGGAAAAAAGTGCAGAAGATCGCCTGGAAATATTtcataagaaaataaaagtaGCAGCTCCAATCTTAAATAACACTTTGCCGGAAAGGTTTTCCATGCTGCACTAACATGAAAATCGTTCCATGGAAAATGAGAAGTTAACAGAGAAGAAGATGCCGCCAATGTGCATATGTGGTAAGATCTTTAGAGGAAGAGGGAAAATATAGCACCAATATAATTTACATCTAGAAGTTGCCAAACTGTCTGCTGGAATAGCTACTTCATCCACACATGGAATTCTTAAGaaaactataaattaatatCTGCCAAGAGTATAAACGAATAACATACCAAATCCTTGCATTTGAATCGTCCACTAGGTAAAAGGAAAGAATTTTTCCCTGCCTTCGATGATAGAGCTAAGCGAAAGCAACGATTTCTTGAATACACAGCAGTATCCACAAAAAGTTGCATTGGGGATTCAACAGAAACTGAatctttttttataaacaatTGTTCAAATTTGTTATCGGTCTCCCTTGCCCTAGTAATCCGCGAGCATATCTGTTAATGTATTATCACATCAGAAACTCCATTACAGAGAATTTTCAGACAAATTATTGACCCTATCTTGAGTAACAGTTCAAAAAGATAATATTACCCAGCAACTAAAAGTTATAAGCTTTCTTGGTAAGTCATACCTCCGCAACAAATGCACCTGCATGCAAGTTGTCCTTGAAAGCAGTCCTTGGAATTCGAATAATTAAATGGCGAGAGAACTTTTCTGTTGGAGTATTTATTATGTAACAATCAGTCTCCATATTTGAAAACTCAAGCTTTGAAGCTGATTCTTAGCTTTATGCTTCTCATACTATAAATTGGAAAACCAAAGACCATAATGAAGCAAAAGGCATTCATCATTCCAATGTTAACTGTTCCTTTGGAAAATGCTCCCCCTCTCCCTCTGCCTCAAATGTTTTAAATTGGAAAAACAAAGATTCATATATAAAGTGTACAGACTTTACCCACAATAGATAAGGGACACAGCAGATATTGTGCACTAGTAATACGGCCTACCTTCTGTTGAGGAATCAAGTTCTATTATCCATTCTTCACTTCCTTGTAAAAAATATTTCTCAAATAAGGTTTCTTGGACAACTGAAATCAAGAGATCAACCATTTCATCCCCATTTTTTCCTGAATTGTACTTCCTACTGAACTCCAGATCAAAGTACAGATGGCATGGCAAACCCTGAAAGCAAGTTCATCATCAATACAAGAATCACCCCAGTGAAAAATCGCAGACGCTGAAGCACCTACTTCtcattgaaattattttatagAGTACGACAGCACAATGTCAAAAGTGATGGGAAATGGGGCATCCTCCCGGAAGTTAGTAGATGGATACATATAGCATAAGGTAATATTGTTCTTTAACACTAATCACTTACACTGCCTTTCAGATGCAAAACAGAAAACTTGCATGCAGGTGCATTTGTTATTAGAATGCAAAGCAGCTTAAGCTTTAGGCTTTCCTGCTAAAAAATTTCATAGGATATATctgaaaatgaaaggaaaaccaAACCACACAGACATTTGAATATCCAATTAGGACACTTTTATGTGTTGTTCACTTGTTCAGTCCACTGAGGGTGATTTCCAGAGCACATGGTGCTTGGGTGTGGTGATGATAGCAAAGGCCCAAAAATGACATGCTCTTCTGATACAAATGCCAAAGAAATCAGCAAAAATTAGAATAAATATGTTTTCCAAATTTAAAAGTTACTTGGTAGCAAAAGAAACTCTATAAGCAAGCAGGAATAGAACATCTTTCAAAGTGATATCCATCCACAGCTTCAAGAAGATTATCAATATAAAACTAGCCCCTTTGGAAAACTTATTGTCCTCTTCTATATGCATTACCATTGTATCATAATGTGAAAGAGTAAAATAAACTTTCTCACCTCCTGAATGACTTCATAATGGTGGCGAATTTTAGAATCCATATTTCTGTACCTGAAAATAAGAACAATAGCACAATCAACAACTTGAAAAGAGTATTTCAAATTAGTCATGAGTAGGAATAACAATgtggaacaaaaaataaagaagaccTGCTCCAGAACCCCTTGTATGTGGAAACAAGAAACCTACGTTGTCCCTTAAAGTGATCTTGATAAGAGAAAATATGCACATCTCTATGCCCCATTAAAAACTTCATCGCTTCATCCTGCCTAGGAAATGTAGCCCATACTTCCTCCCTAAGCAAACAAGTTCTAAAGCCAGTCATATTGTTGACCAGAATACGGCATGCAAATACAGATAATAGTTAACTTACTGCCCGAGTGGACCTCTCTAAGACACGATACAGACACACTCGCTTATCCGTACACATACACATTGTGAGAGAGACAGACAGAGACACAGAAAGATACCAAAGAATTAGCAGAAATAGAATCACGTGCATACCTTAAGTCCGATTTATTTCGTTCTGCAAGATCAACACGTATTTCACGCAACAAACGTAACAAACTGACTGGTCTTTTTGGAGGCACACCATGTGGAGATCCATAAAATATGACTGGAGAAATTTTCTTGCCATAGCTAAGGCTGTCTGCTTTAACCACTGCGGAACCAGGCTGAAGTAATATGGTAAAATATTTTACTTAAGCTCCAAAATAGAACAATCATCAAAGCATGAATTTCTACCAACATGGATCAATATTATgtcaagaaagaaagagtgTTGTGTTGTTGAACATAGTACTTTAATGTAATCAGTTTAAACTTATTTCAAAGAAGGCTTTTAATGTGAATATTTTGACATTCACAGAAGACTCATTGCACACAGAAAAAGCCTGTGTGAGCAGTGAAACTCATAACAAGAATATATAAGCATTCAGAGATGAACTAAAGCAATGGATAGTATGCCTGCAAAAGTGATAAATCGCGTAACAAGAAGGATATAAGCATGAGGATGAACTAAAGTCATAGATAGTATATACTTTCTCCGTAGAGAGCTGTGCTTCTGTTGCAATTTTATGCACTGGACTTGCTGATCCTGGAGAAGTTGTACAAGCCTCATTCCTGGAACTGTCTTGCCTCAATTTGCCcttgcttctttttctctctttcactGCAGATTCTGTAACGACAACAAATCAAAAGTTCTTAACCAAAACAAAGCTAACGCAAAGCAATATTATCATGAATCAAGCAAGAACACAATCCAATTAAGGAGGTCAGATAGCGGATGAAAATGTTCAGATCTAACTCCTACTTCTTGTAATCTTCAATATAACAATCGCAAAATCATAGTATCCGCGAAGATTATAAACAAGTGTCTCCAACCTTACAGTTTCACGGCATCAATTGCTAAATCCTACTGCGCCTTCAAAATTGATTTGAACCAGCATCGATTTGCAAATTAATTCCGCATCGAAGCACTAATGCGCATTATAAACGCAGTATATATGTGAATAGTTCAGATTATTCaattttttcattctttttcagttttctcaATAGCCAAACAGGGAAAAAGTGAGAGCAGCGAAAGAACTTACGAGGAGGAGAGATGCCGCACTTGAAGCATTCGAACAACCGATCAACATCGTCCATGGTGTTTGTGTTTGAATTTGGTGAGTGTTCTCCCTTTCTGGATAGAAGAGGTTCGCTTTTTATATATCCGTGATTCTTTCCTGGAATAAGCGGGAGTTCCATTTTTTAAGACTCCGCCTACACTCGCAATTTTGGCGagccaaactaaaaaaaaaaaaaaaaaaaaaaagtgtttgataatgaaaaaatacaaagaaaacgTGATATGTgagtcaactctcaccatggaccAAGCTTAAACAAACTAGTGAGTGCCCCTTCAAGCCCAGGGTGGACGGAACTACCTATGCACTTGTTGCATCTAGTTTAACCCACCAACAAGTACGAGAGCGTCAAAACTAAAATTTCACATCGATCCGTcaatgatttataaacaaaattcaacTTCTTTCACAATGTAGATGGATTTTCTGGGTTTAAGTACTATTGACAACAACCCATGAGGCCATGAACAACAAATCAAAATCTAGTTCCTCTCACATTATAAATGTTTTTTCTGAGTTTAAATTCCATATGAAtaacaaatcaaaattcaattcCTCTCATATTATAGACATTATAAATGTGTTTTTTGAGTCTAAATACCATTAACAATAACCCATGATCAACAAATTCGTATGAGTCCATGACATAATGAATAATATAATCAATGTGTTTCAACTGATAATTTTAACAAAGAGGGTTGATCAGTCAGAAAAGCCCAATAACATTACTTTCAGACTTTCAGTACCTCGTATAGAGACAAATGTGCTAATCTTCCAAACGATGGAATCTGATCAAATATCTTTCAAAAATATCATTAAAGCCAATGCCACTCATTCTTTGATAGGATAAGGTAACCAGCCACAATAACATACATCTAAAACAAATACATATCTcaacaagaacaaaagaagaCATGGAAACTCTACTCTGTTCACAAAAACCCCCTCTCCACGCACCACAAATTCCTCCAACATCTGAACCAAACACCAGTCCAATTCTCAACCCAACAGCCAAACAAACACCAACCCATGATCCGAAATCATGGAAACTACAAGCCAATGCCAAAGGCTTCGCAGGAAGATCGCCGGCGAAAGGAAGACCCAAAAAACCAGAAACAACAGTCAGACACAGAACCAGCGAAGACGATGACGAGATTCCAAAAGAGGTTTTTTATAGGATTATAAAAAGAATTCTAGTCTCTGTGGGCGTTCCGATGGCTCTTGGTCTTCTGTCGCTGCAGATTTTTGGTGTAATTATAGAGCAGAAGCTGTGGGATGTACCGAGATGGGTTCCTATCTTGGCGACTTTGTTGACTTTTGGGTCGTCCACTATTGGGCTTGCTTATGGGGCCTTGTCTGCAAGCTTGGATCCAGAGAAGAAAGGTTCAGTTCTTGGGCTTGAAGAAGCCCAACAAAACTGGGCCGAGATGTGGAGAGACGATGAAGAGCGCAAGAAGCGATGAATTTATTCCCATATTTGATATTTAGCATCTTAAGAATATTGTTTAGGTTGAATTGTGTTCAGGACTTGAGGCACTTATATCTTATATATGGCactactattttattttttaagacaAACTCATCCAAGTTATGGTCATATTGGATCCCGTCTTATGTGAAAAACTTTGAACACGTGAGTCCCTTCATCTCATAAGCACAAGGTCGTAATTACAGGGTCTTTGATGCATGGAGGTGGCTCCAAATAAATTTGTTGAACGTGAGAGTTAAACAGAGGACCTCTTGTTTTTTGCAATGTTAATCTCATCAATTTTGCCATCCAACCAAATTCCTTGGAGTCTATATGTTAAACATATGAAGATCGCCGACCCATTTACTAGTTCAAAATTATGGTTTTGAGTCGATAACACTTGACACTAGTTTTTCTTATGGGTTTCTTGCCACCAATAGTTGGGGCGAAATACGGATTGTCAATGTATGTACATCCAACGAAGGTATTGAGCTCACCTACACATGCTTTATTTCATAAAATGATCTCGTCTCCTCCCACTCGAACCATAATCTCTTAGAGGTAAGAAAATGAATATTCAAGTACTCAACACCAATCCCAAAATATCTAGCAATACAACTCATCATTTAGGATGACAAGTGATGGTCGCCCAATATTTATAAAGTTTCAAATTTTGTCTAGCCAATCTCAACtctagtttttattttctttcactCTTTGGGTCATATAAATGACGAATTCGAACGTGTTTGTTGAAAGTGTCATGTGCAATGACCAAACCTCTCATGCACAAGCCTCTCTAGTTGTTTTCTTTCACTTATTCGGCCATATGAGTGGGTACTCGAAACTCGAAAGTGTTTGTTGGAAATGTCATGTGCAAGGACCAAACTTCTCTTGCACAAAAGCCATTTTTATGGCTAACATGGACAAATCTTTCACTTCGCAATACCAAATATCAGAACAAAAATGCACCAATAAATATCGAGAAAGAGAGCAAACATACGATGAACACTCGCACGTGGCACGGAAATATGAAaaaacatcaaagaaaaaaaggctGAAATGCCAAAGATCACAATATCTTTCTTCCCAACTTATGACGTCGAAAAGTATCTTCGGTTCCGAGAGCATCATCGATGGTAGGGTCAAAGTCAAGATCGTCTTCATCATTCCGAAGGCTGATATGCACAAGTAATTAAGCACGTAAGCTATGGGGGCTCCGAGAGTGTGCTTGAGGGCCATCTCCGACGCTCAGTAAACAATCAAAAAGGGAGAGTGATCTCGGTCAGAGCTCTCTTCTCTCAATTTGCTATGAATTGTGCTAGAATTCATCTGGAGCTTAGGAATGAACTCAGTGCTTATAGTGTTTACATGAGGCAGGAGTCCCCTTTTATAATAGTTTCAAGATGTCGGTTATGGGGAGATCATGGATCTCTTTGCATTGAATGTTGAGATCATGGGTTAGTGGACCCAGTATTTACTCCATTAATAACTGATCTCTTTATGAACCCATGAACATGAGCGTGCTCTTCATACTAAGCATAGGTGCTCGATTGGGATTCCAAGGAAGCATCTTGGTCTTGCCGAGGTGCTCTTCTCCTCTCCCTTTGTATGCTCTTAGAAGCTCTTGGTCCTCTTGTAGAGCATGTGTGCTCTTCGGGATGAGAGCATGTGTGCTCTTATGATGGTCCTCTTGTCACATGTCAAGACACGTGTCATGTTTTCATTGCAGGTTATTTTGGGTATCATCACCAACTATTCAAGAAGTTGAGATGAACGCACATGATCTATGTAAATTACGGATCCTATATGATTTATATGAAATCATATGTATCAATCTCAATATTTGAAATAGTTAGGACACAAATATTGAGATTTGTAAGATTTGTTGAAAAAATGCCTAACATGAGATGGCAGACGGAACACTCGCACGTGGTAAGTAAAGGtagaaaagaatatcaaagaaaaaaggCCAGCAGCATGAGATGGGCCAGATGGCCATTCGAACATTTCAAAAGTCCGTGGGTCCCAATTTAAATATCTTTCTCTTCACACGTGGTTTGTACAATTTGTGACGCGTGGTCTCATGATTTGCCATCAACAAATCATCAGATCACGATCTCCGGTACATACGCCACGTGTCCATCCAGTGAAAATGAGGTCTATCCCCGCTTGtctctttcccttcttcttcacCGACTCACCGCCGCCCAACGACCTAAGAGTTTTACGTCTAACTAGGATGAAGATTAGATGTTTCTCGGACCATGATAAAAAACCAATTCaaatttaaattcaatggtTGGGATTTaataaccaaacaattgaaacAAATTGTGTGCCCTTTAGAACACCGAAACCGTTACAAAGTTATATGTTGGCAAGATTCAACAAGGAAATTATAGCAATATTTATAACATGGTTAATGAATTTGATTCTCGTTAGCTTACTAAGACATAACATAAGAGGTGAATCAATGAATTTATATAAccaatttatcattattattattttatgatgACAACTATCCAAAACATGGTTACATTAAACCCATTTTACATGATAAATTAGGGACACGTGAATCTTCCGTCCTACAAACATCAGGCAATTATAGTTCTGTCATATGTGGGTTAAtaagttcttttttttgtaCATGTTTTCTATTATTAGAAAGAGATATTCCATttgctaaaaaaaaattctcatgcCTTTTGAATATGGGGGAAGAGAACGGGGAGACTCGAACTCAAAACCTATATGAAATaccacacatgagtgtcatatgagctactcgtgattctcTCTTGTGCTTAATCTTTAAACttctcaattaattaatttatcaaacGAGAATGGATATGATGGGAAACTTAGATATCATACACGTGGCGGATTTTGATTCGATGTCAATCGTGAAGATATAAAACCTACCGCACCATATAACACGGGAGACCCTTTAATCCTTTATAACCATGTCCACCGTGTACCGTTCGGCAGTTGCAACAGCAGCACTAGCATCTCTCTCCGTTACTTCAAAGCTAAAAGCCCACCAATACAGCAGCAGCACATAAATGGTCTCAAAAAACCAGAACCCGCCAGAGGGTTTCTACTTGGATTCCGCAGGGATTGCGCTACCCGGACTTGGACCCTTCTCTACGTCCTCTAATGCAGCTTCCACAACCTCCCCGTCGGAGGATCCGAGCAAGAAGATCCGAAAGCCCTACACCATCACCAAGTCCAGGGAGAGCTGGACCGAACCAGAGCACGACAAGTTCCTTGAAGCCCTTCAGCTGTAAATTCAATTGCTATTAATTCTCAATTTCGTGGTTATTGTAATTCTGTTTAAATTTAGGGTTTCGCTCCTATTAATGTAGATAGGTTGTGTATATGAATAAATGACATGCGTAGGTAGTTGAGGTTTTTTGGATGCGGAGACATTTATTATGCATACGTATTGGGGAAGATGGATTCCATGATATAGAAGCACACACCTGTGCTGGTATTGCTCCATGGAGTTTTAATTTATGAATTGATTTTATTGTTGTTCAAACGTAAAAgcaaaaat
This sequence is a window from Tripterygium wilfordii isolate XIE 37 chromosome 8, ASM1340144v1, whole genome shotgun sequence. Protein-coding genes within it:
- the LOC120003864 gene encoding DNA-directed primase/polymerase protein isoform X1 yields the protein MELPLIPGKNHGYIKSEPLLSRKGEHSPNSNTNTMDDVDRLFECFKCGISPPQSAVKERKRSKGKLRQDSSRNEACTTSPGSASPVHKIATEAQLSTEKPGSAVVKADSLSYGKKISPVIFYGSPHGVPPKRPVSLLRLLREIRVDLAERNKSDLRTCLLREEVWATFPRQDEAMKFLMGHRDVHIFSYQDHFKGQRRFLVSTYKGFWSRYRNMDSKIRHHYEVIQEGLPCHLYFDLEFSRKYNSGKNGDEMVDLLISVVQETLFEKYFLQGSEEWIIELDSSTEEKFSRHLIIRIPRTAFKDNLHAGAFVAEICSRITRARETDNKFEQLFIKKDSVSVESPMQLFVDTAVYSRNRCFRLALSSKAGKNSFLLPSGRFKCKDLREEEMFMASLICNIDLDCEKLLVCKMELDCIKTLHYDTEENHNFKKEYYGAPQVLSACSGDVSATYFLGKSLFPSLDNFIESVASIGNISGKIRSWYWFSEYGLMVYSMSRNRYCERIGRQHKSNHVMYIVDLRRAVYYQKCYDPDCRGYRSPLRPIPMDVSPSTLCISGSLYNDENTIDGCAKDSWWLEAVKVADNIESNQRSLGLGRREGIDEDDEDWWMAAESTASQVELMQCN
- the LOC120003864 gene encoding DNA-directed primase/polymerase protein isoform X2, with product MELPLIPGKNHGYIKSEPLLSRKGEHSPNSNTNTMDDVDRLFECFKCGISPPQSAVKERKRSKGKLRQDSSRNEACTTSPGSASPVHKIATEAQLSTEKPGSAVVKADSLSYGKKISPVIFYGSPHGVPPKRPVSLLRLLREIRVDLAERNKSDLREEVWATFPRQDEAMKFLMGHRDVHIFSYQDHFKGQRRFLVSTYKGFWSRYRNMDSKIRHHYEVIQEGLPCHLYFDLEFSRKYNSGKNGDEMVDLLISVVQETLFEKYFLQGSEEWIIELDSSTEEKFSRHLIIRIPRTAFKDNLHAGAFVAEICSRITRARETDNKFEQLFIKKDSVSVESPMQLFVDTAVYSRNRCFRLALSSKAGKNSFLLPSGRFKCKDLREEEMFMASLICNIDLDCEKLLVCKMELDCIKTLHYDTEENHNFKKEYYGAPQVLSACSGDVSATYFLGKSLFPSLDNFIESVASIGNISGKIRSWYWFSEYGLMVYSMSRNRYCERIGRQHKSNHVMYIVDLRRAVYYQKCYDPDCRGYRSPLRPIPMDVSPSTLCISGSLYNDENTIDGCAKDSWWLEAVKVADNIESNQRSLGLGRREGIDEDDEDWWMAAESTASQVELMQCN
- the LOC120003864 gene encoding DNA-directed primase/polymerase protein isoform X3 — protein: MELPLIPGKNHGYIKSEPLLSRKGEHSPNSNTNTMDDVDRLFECFKCGISPPQSAVKERKRSKGKLRQDSSRNEACTTSPGSASPVHKIATEAQLSTEKPGSAVVKADSLSYGKKISPVIFYGSPHGVPPKRPVSLLRLLREIRVDLAERNKSDLRTCLLREEVWATFPRQDEAMKFLMGHRDVHIFSYQDHFKGQRRFLVSTYKGFWSRYRNMDSKIRHHYEVIQEGLPCHLYFDLEFSRKYNSGKNGDEMVDLLISVVQETLFEKYFLQGSEEWIIELDSSTEEKFSRHLIIRIPRTAFKDNLHAGAFVAEICSRITRARETDNKFEQLFIKKDSVSVESPMQLFVDTAVYSRNRCFRLALSSKAGKNSFLLPSGRFKCKDLREEEMFMASLICNIDLDCEKLLVCKMELDCIKTLHYDTEENHNFKKEYYGAPQVLSACSGDVSATYFLGKSLFPSLDNFIESVASIGNISGKIRSWYWFSEYGLMVYSMSRNRYCERIGRQHKSNHVMYIVDLRRAVYYQKCYDPDCRGYRSPLRPIPMDVSPSTLCISGSLYNDENTIDGCAKDSWWLEAVKVADNIESNQRSLGLGRRLK
- the LOC120003868 gene encoding uncharacterized protein PAM68-like, with the translated sequence METLLCSQKPPLHAPQIPPTSEPNTSPILNPTAKQTPTHDPKSWKLQANAKGFAGRSPAKGRPKKPETTVRHRTSEDDDEIPKEVFYRIIKRILVSVGVPMALGLLSLQIFGVIIEQKLWDVPRWVPILATLLTFGSSTIGLAYGALSASLDPEKKGSVLGLEEAQQNWAEMWRDDEERKKR